In one Cercospora beticola chromosome 1, complete sequence genomic region, the following are encoded:
- a CDS encoding uncharacterized protein (SMCOG1034:cytochrome P450~antiSMASH:Cluster_9) gives MTNVPALDPATVLAVAIIALSLLLISSYLTTNDWTQSIPQAPQAPIWRRFFIEPDHDQRKAWADSVPNSGLILYRGMFNKPKILLTTPAAIQEVYQRGAANSRRRPPEATETSPTDVYTPTDQESVSALLGQTQELVNLLHKAAATDSRVEISELINRTTLDIVGQAGFGLDFDCLANPDNDLWKEYAAVFRGEGNGARAGLAWTMLAHLLPGKIVEKFPTKRNEQTAKAVEVVRRRIGGVIAKKKAEILASAEVGRKDSIVDRDEGEEASNLSKAAIGEGHNDIISACISEGGITDFEMLVNQALGILGAGHETIAQTICLAIFELSKDKTLQTRVRAEIKEHIQSKEDSSSLAATHLDLITSIPLLTAICNETLRLHPIIPALAREPTPSVNLLGHQISQGTVLIIVQKVFNHNPSLWSQDPSQFLPTRWISDPTGGAKERLAFMTFGEGPTMCIGEKMARAEMAIVLAGLIREFEMEYVGQGRDGQRQKLEFDWGGCVDD, from the exons ATGACCAACGTACCAGCTCTTGACCCAGCGACCGTTTTGGCCGTTGCAATCATCGCACTTTCCCTGCTACTCATCTCTTCCTACCTCACTACGAATGACTGGACTCAGTCCATTCCTCAAGCGCCGCAAGCACCCATATGGCGCCGTTTCTTCATCGAACCAGACCACGACCAGCGAAAAGCATGGGCAGACAGCGTCCCCAATTCCGGTCTGATCCTCTATCGAGGCATGTTCAACAAGCCCAAAATCTTGCTCACCACTCCAGCAGCCATTCAAGAAGTATACCAAAGAGGAGCAGCAAACTCTAG GCGAAGACCACCAGAAGCAACGGAAACTTCTCCAACCGATGTTTACACGCCGACAGATCAAGAATCAGTATCCGCTCTTCTGGGCCAAACCCAAGAACTTGTCAATCTATTGCACAAGGCAGCAGCGACGGACAGCAGAGTCGAAATCTCAGAACTCATAAATCGCACCACGTTAGACATTGTCGGACAAGCAGGCTTTGGTCTTGACTTCGACTGTCTCGCAAATCCGGACAACGATCTTTGGAAAGAATACGCTGCTGTCTTCCGAGGCGAAGGAAATGGGGCGAGAGCAGGACTGGCATGGACAATGCTCGCGCACCTTTTGCCCGGGAAAATCGTGGAGAAGTTTCCGACGAAAAGAAATGAGCAGACTGCTAAAGCGGTAGAGGTAGTACGACGGCGAATCGGAGGGGTGATTGCGAAGAAAAAGGCTGAGATCCTCGCGTCAGCGGAGGTGGGAaggaaagatagtatagttgaTCGAGACGAGGGGGAGGAAGCTTCGAATCTGTCAAAGGCTGCTATAGGAGAAGGGCACAACGACATCATCTCCGCGTGTATTAGTGAAGGCGGCATCACGGATTTTGAAATGCTAGTAAACCAAGCACTGGGAATCCTCGGAGCAGGCCACGAAACCATCGCCCAAACGATATGCCTAGCAATCTTTGAGCTAAGCAAAGACAAAACGCTGCAAACTCGTGTCCGCGCAGAAATCAAGGAGCATATCCAATCAAAAGAGGACTCCTCCTCTCTCGCAGCCACTCATCTAGACCTCATCACCTCCATCCCACTCCTTACCGCAATCTGCAACGAAACCCTCCGCCTACACCCTATCATCCCCGCCCTAGCCCGCGAACCCACACCCTCCGTAAACCTCCTCGGCCACCAAATCTCCCAAGGCACAGTCCTTATAATCGTCCAGAAAGTCTTCAACCACAACCCCTCACTCTGGTCCCAAGACCCATCCCAATTTCTCCCCACCCGCTGGATTTCCGATCCCACAGGAGGAGCAAAAGAGCGTTTGGCGTTTATGACGTTTGGAGAAGGACCGACGATGTGCATTGGAGAGAAAATGGCAAGAGCTGAAATGGCGATTGTGTTGGCGGGTTTGATAAGGGAGTTTGAGATGGAGTATGTAGGGCAGGGGAGGGATGGGCAGAGGCAGAAGTTGGAGTTTGATTGGGGGGGTTGTGTTGATGATTAA
- a CDS encoding uncharacterized protein (antiSMASH:Cluster_9) yields MGYHRLTSPVYHDEAEEASLTHGESKEDDNPHRYKKPSIWKMRFIIGMSIAMNVVTLMLCAALYSKITSQLDRESKLHPFFEGVDDGRYPNDFEAVHLSSSKFSQPVSVAGDKVEEEWIKIGAFYQPAFLPDKYAADFNFIPGKHLRYTPSDGDYALYSGYSADVAMTHYIHCVNLLRESLWFNYDYYRSIHMTSFNVPEGQEQAIIDHVSHCVDALRKMIMCEASLELWPFVTNADGLNVTDMSASTRKCKNYEARRKWVEKWQSWGAPHQVDDHHLSHWRVSG; encoded by the exons ATGGGATACCATCGCCTCACATCACCAGTCTACCatgacgaagcagaagaagcatcgCTCACGCATGGCGAGTCGAAAGAAGATGACAATCCGCATCGTTACAAGAAGCCTTCGATCTGGAAAATGCGTTTTATCATAGGAATGTCAATAGCGATGAACGTCGTCACCTTGATGCTCTGCGCAGCTCTCTACTCGAAAATCACATCACAGCTTGACAGAGAATCCAAACTAC ATCCCTTCTTCGAAGGAGTAGACGACGGCCGCTACCCAAACGACTTCGAAGCAGTCCACTTATCGTCATCGAAATTCTCTCAGCCCGTATCAGTCGCCGGCGAcaaggtcgaagaagaatggaTCAAAATCGGTGCATTCT ACCAACCCGCATTCCTCCCCGACAAATACGCCGCAGACTTCAACTTCATTCCAGGAAAACACCTCCGCTACACGCCCTCTGACGGGGACTACGCCCTCTACAGCGGCTACTCCGCCGACGTCGCCATGACACACTACATCCACTGCGTCAACCTCCTCCGCGAATCCCTCTGGTTCAACTACGACTACTACCGCAGCATCCACATGACATCTTTCAACGTCCCCGAAGGCCAAGAACAAGCCATCATCGATCACGTTTCGCATTGTGTGGATGCTTTGCGGAAAATGATTATGTGTGAGGCGAGTTTGGAACTTTGGCCTTTTGTGACGAATGCTGATGGATTGAATGTTACGGATATGAGTGCTAGTACGAGGAAGTGTAAGAATTAtgaggcgaggaggaagtgggTGGAGAAGTGGCAGAGTTGGGGCGCGCCGCATCAGGTTGATGATCATCATCTTTCGCATTGGAGGGTGTCTGGATGA
- a CDS encoding uncharacterized protein (antiSMASH:Cluster_9): MAYNNTYGGGGYGQANPYDTDSSGYGQPPPAYGGGVEMQPLAHNGAPYSNEQPQRDPNQILNDCRAVGRAIDDLESRLGELQRLQRSFISSAGVSNKDVDALSADIMSGYRGLADRVKRIKGQPDAGNPRNKPQVDALDRRIRKAIQSYQQTEAAFRKEVQEQQRRQYLIVKPDASEAEIREATEAGGDTQIFQQALMQSDRRGQANSTLRNVQQRHDAIQQIERTMIELQQLFQDLDAIVVQQEAAVMDIETKAEETYTHIEAGNVHLDKGVSSARAARKKKWICLGICVAIILVIVLIIVIYGATQGWFKSDNNNNNNNNTTNA, from the exons AACCTCCTCCAGCctacggcggcggcgtcgaAATGCAACCCCTCGCACACAATGGCGCTCCGTACTCGAACGAACAACCCCAACGCGACCCCAATCAGATCCTGAACGATTGTCGCGCCGTCGGCCGAGCCATTGACGACCTCGAGAGCCGCTTGGGAGAACTGCAGAGACTACAGCGATCCTTCATCTCCAGCGCCGGCGTCTCTAACAAAGATGTCGACGCCCTCAGCGCAGATATCATGTCAGGATACCGTGGATTGGCAGATCGCGTGAAGCGCATCAAGGGACAACCAGACGCAGGCAACCCAAGAAACAAACCACAAGTCGATGCGCTTGACCGAAGGATACGAAAGGCCATTCAGTCTTACCAGCAGACCGAAGCCGCCTTCCGCAAAGAGGTGCAAGAGCAGCAACGTCGTCAATATCTCATCGTGAAGCCAGATGCGTCAGAAGCGGAGATTCGCGAGGCAACAGAGGCGGGCGGTGATACACAAATCTTCCAGCAAGCTCTCATGCAGTCGGATCGCAGAGGCCAAGCCAACAGCACATTGCGCAATGTCCAACAGCGACACGATGCCATTCAGCAGATTGAAAGGACCATGATTGAATTGCAACAACTGTTCCAAGATCTGGATGCGATTGTTGTTCAGCAAGAAGCTGCCGTTATGGATATTGAGACCAAGGCCGAGGAGACCTATACTCACATCGAGGCGGGCAATGTACATCTGGACAAGGGTGTCAGCAGTGCTCGTGCCGcgcggaagaagaagtggatTTGCTTGGGTATTTGTG TCGCCATCattctcgtcatcgtcctcatcatcgtcatctacGGAGCCACACAAGGGTGGTTCAAGagcgacaacaacaacaacaataacaACAACACGACCAATGCATAG